One genomic segment of Coffea arabica cultivar ET-39 chromosome 6e, Coffea Arabica ET-39 HiFi, whole genome shotgun sequence includes these proteins:
- the LOC113696553 gene encoding UDP-glycosyltransferase 71K1: MAIAVEQSGYRFLWSVRSPGSKDFTKPPGEYSSFSGILPEGFLERTQNRGLVCGWAPQVEVLAHEAVGDFVSHCGWNSTLESLWHGVPIATWPLYAEQQICAFELVSELELAVDLKMDYRMENAENLVKAEEIEKAVRCLMDTENPIRKRVREMKEISRKTIQDEGSSFISLGRLIEDIYESFFIHL; encoded by the coding sequence ATGGCAATTGCAGTCGAGCAGAGTGGCTACAGATTCTTGTGGTCTGTCCGGTCGCCTGGATCAAAGGACTTTACAAAACCTCCAGGTGAATATTCCAGTTTTTCTGGAATATTGCCGGAAGGTTTCTTGGAACGTACCCAAAATCGAGGATTGGTGTGTGGTTGGGCACCACAGGTGGAGGTGCTGGCTCATGAAGCAGTTGGGGATTTTGTTTCTCATTGCGGCTGGAATTCCACACTGGAAAGCTTGTGGCATGGGGTGCCTATAGCAACATGGCCTCTCTACGCTGAGCAGCAAATTTGTGCGTTTGAACTGGTAAGCGAATTGGAATTAGCAGTGGACTTGAAAATGGATTATCGAATGGAAAATGCAGAGAATCTTGTGAAGGCTGAGGAAATAGAGAAAGCTGTCAGATGTTTGATGGACACTGAAAATCCAATCAGAAAGAGAGTTAGAGAAATGAAAGAGATAAGCAGAAAGACCATTCAAGATGAGGGTTCTTCATTCATCTCACTTGGACGCTTGATTGAAGATATCTATGAATCATTTTTCATTCATCTGTAA